In the genome of Aequorivita sp. H23M31, the window AGGGAGAAAATCTTGTCAACGTCACCAATTCCTCGAAAGATGGAACTAATAAAATGTATTCGGGATATCACGGATCGCCATCAAGTTCTAATGTAATAAATATAAATTCGAATTATGGAAATGTAACTTTCAACGAAATTTAATTATAAAATATTGAAGACATACAAAATAATCTTTCGCTGACCTCAATTTTGGAAATTGCGTTAAGCGAAAGAAAAACTCAATGAAAAAAAACACGGATGAGATCGTTCTTGAATTTGAAAGGTAATGGGTTTTTGTCTTTAATTACTTTTAAAAAACAGGAATTAACTCGAGATTTTTCTCCATTGAACATCTTCACACAATACTATATTACTAAATAATAAAAAAGCCGTCCTAGGTTGAACCTGGACGGCTTATTATTTATTTTTATAATCTATCTATGGTAGTATTGCCAAAAATTCACCGCTAGTAATCTCGTAAATGCCATTGTGTAATCCGGTAGCATCTACGGCAGTAAAGCTGAAAGTACCTTCTATTATTCGTGTTAAATAATCATAACTGGTAATCTCTATCGTCCCGGTTTGCGACACATAAGGAATGGAAACTCCATCAATTGGATAATACGTACCTACAATTTCATTACCTAGAATTACCTCTTCTCCCATATCAAAAGCACCTTCAGTAATAGTTGCTGGGAAGCTAAGGGTCATTCGTCGGTCTCTATCATTTGTAACAATATTGACGCGCGGATATTGGTTTACGACTGTCATGGAAATTTCAATAGTTTCGGGAGCATATGGATTTCCATCAATGTTTGCCGTAAATAAATTTTCGGGTTGTGGAACTCCCTCAAAATAAACCGTAAAATTACCTTCTTTTACCTTTACCACTCGAGGATCATTTCCAAGGGGATCCTTTCCGGTAAATTGGAAGGTAGCTTTTAAAACCCCATGTATCAAATCAAATTCCGTGATAGTAATCTTGCCTGGATTGGAAGTAAGATTCTCTCCTCCTCGATTATCTCTATATAATGCTATAAGTTTTGTACCATCCGATAAATTCTCCATATTAAAAGTTCCAACCCCAAGAGCTTTTGGAATATCAATGCGCAGGAACTCGTTTTCCGCATTTAGAGCTTCAATTTTTACCATGTGGACATCGGCATTTATAGGCTCTGTTACCGTTATGGATTCTGGAATAAAACCGACGCCGTCAACTTTGGCGAAAAATTCATTTAGAGGAGTATCACCATCTCCACCGCCCTCATCTTCATCCTCTACTATAGTATAGCTTAATGAAGTGAATGACCCACTAGTAATGTCAATACTTTCCATTACAGGGGCTCCATTACCATCTAAAATAGGATTTCCTGCATCGTCCATTTTGATTCTAACTCCAACGAATTCAAAAGTTCCTGAAACTTTTTTACGTTCTTCATCCAATAAGGTGATTTCCAAGGTACCTCTTCCACCCCCATCGATAAGGGAAGCATACGGAAGTGATGTAGGCTTAGTGTCTTTATAAACTCCCCAGTTTTTACTGGTCCCGTCCCAGCTAATGTCAAAAGTCCCTAAGGCAGCATCTGCTACGGAAAGATTGATTTTTTCACCATTCCCTTTGGTTCCTTTCAATACCAAAGTTCTAGATTCTGAAAGGGTCGCAAGAGCTAAATCAGCAGTGAATTCCACTCCAGCTACGGTAGCTTTGAATTTACCGGCGGCTGGTCCGTTTGGACCTTGACCCTCAGGAAAGGTTCCGGTTAAAGGCTCATTTTCACAAGAAATAAACGGGAATGCTAATAACAATAATAGGATTCCTCCAATAAGATATCTGTTCTTCATCAATAAGTAGTTTGGTAGGTAATAAACGCAAACTTAACAAAAAATTGTTTAAATGGTTTTATTTCTTGGTACTCTTAATAGTAAAAATAATCCGGAAATAAAAAATACAACCAAGAACAAAATTGAATTTCGCATACTACCAGTAATCTGGTCAATAAATCCGTACAAAAGCATTCCTATTACTATTCCTATTTTTTCGGCAACATCATAAAAGCTAAAATAGGAAGTTGTATCCTTTGTGGGCGGTAGAAATTTGGAATAAGTGGAACGGGAAAGCGACTGGATTCCTCCCATAACCATCCCTACCACGCCGGCAGTAATATAAAACTGAAGAGGTGTCCTAATAAAATAGGCTACAATACATATAAAGACCCAAACCAAATTTATAACCACAAGTACGGGAATATTTCCAAATTTTCTCGAAGCCAATGATGTCATTTCTGCTCCCAATACAGCGACCAATTGGATTATCAAAATACTTGAAATTAAACCCATCGTTTTTTCTCCGCTTCCGCCCCAACTAATTTCCTGTTCTCCAAAATATGTCGCCACCAATAGAACGGTTTGCACAGCCATACTGTACACAAAAAAAGCTGTTAGATATCTCTTAAGTTGAAGATTGGCAGAAAGTGATGCATAAACTCGTTTCAGTTCATGAAATCCGTTAAGAAGTATTTTCGTTGTCACCTTCTTATCCGATCTGTTTCCTTTCGGAAGAAAATAGAAAGTATATTGACTGAAAATAATCCACCAAAGCCCAACACTTACAAAAGACCATTTCATTGCGTTCATACTTGCCTGCTCCCCTTTACCCAATCCAAAAAAATTTGGGTTCATAACCATTCCAAGATTCAAAAGCAATAAAATAACACTTCCGATATATCCTAGAGAAAAGCCGTGTCCGCTTATTTTATCCTGTTGTTCGGGATAGGCGACGTCAGGCAAATAGGAATTATAAAAGACCAAACTTCCCCAAAAGCCGATAAGTCCAAAGAAATAAAATAGTAAGCTCAACAATATGTTTTCAAGACTGAAAAAATATAGCCCAATACAAGAAAGTGCACCGAGATAACAAAAAAATTTCATAAACTTCTTTTTGTTCCCAACATAATCTGCGATTCCAGATAATAAAGGCGAAATAAGAGCCACCAATAAAAAGGCCGCTGCTGTGGTATAACTGATTAAAGGAGTACTGCGAATATGGCCGCCAAAAACGTATATGGTTTCTATATTGGCCATTTTAAAAAGACTTTGGTAATATATGGGGAAAATGGCCGATGCTATAACTAAGCTATATACGGAATTTGCCCAATCATAGAATGCCCACGCAAATAATAATTTTTTACTTCCTTTAGGTAAAGTGGGCATCTTGGCTTCTGTAGATTTTGAATGCTAAACTAATAAAAAATCCCGCGAATTGCGGGATTTAAAATAGCTTATATCTTCTATTTCATTATTTTCATATACGTCAGCCTCAATTTTACAAATAGGGCAATACACTACATTTTAAAAGTAGTTACCCCAAATTTTTTGGCTTCCGCTTTTGCTGCTGGAGCCCAAGATCTTATATTTCGGATCCTAGTACTGCTAGCTGGGTGCGTACTTAAAAACTCTGGGGGAGTTCCTTTTTCCCTAGCCTGCATCCTTTCCCAGAGACCAACAGCAGCCATCGGATCATAACCCGCAATCGCCATTAAAGTAAGACCTATTTTATCTGCCTCAGATTCGTGACTTCTGCTAAAGGGAAGCATTACCCCAACGTTGGTGGTTATACCATAGGCGGAATCAAATATATTTTGATATTTTGGATTGTTGGCAAGGGCTAAATCTCCCGCCACGGCTCCCAACTCTTGTAATTGTGCCGCACTCATTCGTTGTTGTCCATGATTAGCAAGTGCGTGGGCTACCTCGTGGCCCATAACCGCTGCGAGTCCGGCGGCATCCTGGGTTATTGGTAATATTCCACTATAAACAACTATTTTCCCTCCTGGCATACACCAGGCATTTGCCTCGGGGCTATCAACAAGGTTGTATTCCCATCTATAGTCCTTTAAGTATTCTCCGTATCCGTGAGCTTTTAAATATTTTTCGGCAGCTGCCGCTATTTGATGCCCCACTTCGTTTACCATTCGCGCATCAGCAGTATTTTTCTCGACCTTATTTTCGGAAAGAAATTGTTGATATTGTTGAAAAGCCATAGGAAGGATCTGGGAATTGGGAACCAGGGCCAAAGTCTTTTCTCCCGTAAAGGGATTGGTAGCACAGCCTACAGCAAATAGAGCCACTGCTAAAAAAGATATACTTAATTTGGTCTTCATAATGATAAGTTTTAACTTGTTAAAGCTAGGGATATAATCCACACTCAAATATTAAAGTTTTTTTAAAAATTTTACGATGGTATTTTGGGCAAGGTCCACAACTTTAATGTTTCCTTAATAGATATATATAGGTAGAGCGTGTAAATTTATCTTTTTACAAAAAGTTGGAATGACTTTTGTAAAATTAAAGAAATAGAAACTCTAAAATAATAAAACATGAAAAATATTATCCTCTTTTTAGCACTCTCCTCTACTATCTTACTTACTTCATGTACCGGAGAACAAGGCCCTCCCGGAGGTTTGGTTTATGCTAATATTTTTGAAACCACAGTTAACAGCTACCAATATGATGCTGTTCATAATGAATTTTACTCTAATACAGTTTCGTTCCCATTTACAGTTTACGAAAGTGATGCTGTACTGGTTTATCGCTTATCGGGATCAGACAATGTGGTTAACCCTCCGGCGGATGTTTGGACACAATTGCCACAAAGTATTTTTTATAATGATGGTACCGGTGATTTCTTCCAATATAATTTTAATTCCACTTTTTTAAGTGTACAGTTTACTATAGAAGGAAATTTTCCTTTATCCAACATTGCAAATGAGGATATTACAAATCAGGTTTTTCGTGTAGCTGTAGTTCCTGCCCAATTCGCAAAAACAAATCCTTCTATGGAAAAATTGCTTGAGGTGATGGAAGCTAATGACACTCATGTACAAACAATTGAGAATAATAAACAATGAGAAATTTAAGTATAATACTTGTATTAAGTGCTCTTCTGTTCAGTTGCGATTCCCCTGCACAGAAAAAGGAAATAGCACAGCAAACAAATTTTAAGGTTACTAAAACAGATGCTGAATGGCAGTCGCAATTATCTCCGATAACATTCAATGTTATGCGCAAGGGAGGAACGGAACGTGCTTTCAGTAGTAAATTAAACTATAATTATTCACCCGGCACTTATGTCTGTGCGGCGTG includes:
- a CDS encoding MFS transporter; this translates as MPTLPKGSKKLLFAWAFYDWANSVYSLVIASAIFPIYYQSLFKMANIETIYVFGGHIRSTPLISYTTAAAFLLVALISPLLSGIADYVGNKKKFMKFFCYLGALSCIGLYFFSLENILLSLLFYFFGLIGFWGSLVFYNSYLPDVAYPEQQDKISGHGFSLGYIGSVILLLLNLGMVMNPNFFGLGKGEQASMNAMKWSFVSVGLWWIIFSQYTFYFLPKGNRSDKKVTTKILLNGFHELKRVYASLSANLQLKRYLTAFFVYSMAVQTVLLVATYFGEQEISWGGSGEKTMGLISSILIIQLVAVLGAEMTSLASRKFGNIPVLVVINLVWVFICIVAYFIRTPLQFYITAGVVGMVMGGIQSLSRSTYSKFLPPTKDTTSYFSFYDVAEKIGIVIGMLLYGFIDQITGSMRNSILFLVVFFISGLFLLLRVPRNKTI
- a CDS encoding DUF6252 family protein, which codes for MKNRYLIGGILLLLLAFPFISCENEPLTGTFPEGQGPNGPAAGKFKATVAGVEFTADLALATLSESRTLVLKGTKGNGEKINLSVADAALGTFDISWDGTSKNWGVYKDTKPTSLPYASLIDGGGRGTLEITLLDEERKKVSGTFEFVGVRIKMDDAGNPILDGNGAPVMESIDITSGSFTSLSYTIVEDEDEGGGDGDTPLNEFFAKVDGVGFIPESITVTEPINADVHMVKIEALNAENEFLRIDIPKALGVGTFNMENLSDGTKLIALYRDNRGGENLTSNPGKITITEFDLIHGVLKATFQFTGKDPLGNDPRVVKVKEGNFTVYFEGVPQPENLFTANIDGNPYAPETIEISMTVVNQYPRVNIVTNDRDRRMTLSFPATITEGAFDMGEEVILGNEIVGTYYPIDGVSIPYVSQTGTIEITSYDYLTRIIEGTFSFTAVDATGLHNGIYEITSGEFLAILP
- a CDS encoding M48 family metallopeptidase, which translates into the protein MKTKLSISFLAVALFAVGCATNPFTGEKTLALVPNSQILPMAFQQYQQFLSENKVEKNTADARMVNEVGHQIAAAAEKYLKAHGYGEYLKDYRWEYNLVDSPEANAWCMPGGKIVVYSGILPITQDAAGLAAVMGHEVAHALANHGQQRMSAAQLQELGAVAGDLALANNPKYQNIFDSAYGITTNVGVMLPFSRSHESEADKIGLTLMAIAGYDPMAAVGLWERMQAREKGTPPEFLSTHPASSTRIRNIRSWAPAAKAEAKKFGVTTFKM